From one Prochlorococcus marinus XMU1404 genomic stretch:
- the rpmF gene encoding 50S ribosomal protein L32, with product MAVPKKKKSKSKRNQRHAVWKGKAAKAAQKAISLGKSVLTGKAQGFVYPIEEEEEE from the coding sequence ATGGCTGTACCAAAGAAGAAAAAATCAAAGAGCAAAAGGAACCAAAGGCACGCCGTCTGGAAAGGAAAAGCAGCAAAAGCAGCTCAAAAAGCTATTTCTTTAGGTAAATCAGTTTTAACTGGGAAAGCTCAAGGATTTGTTTACCCTATTGAAGAAGAAGAAGAAGAATAG
- a CDS encoding RNB domain-containing ribonuclease → MFTTSSIIDNLSQSEVLEYKKLCRSLKITKKSDKDKLDIALIALEKLEIINKNADNEYSCSTDSNHILAKIRCSSKGYCFAVRGKNQEDIYIKENLLNHSWNGDKVLVRIIKEGYKRRSPEGIVDCILERTNQILLSKVEIINNDIYAIPIDDRILSKIKLPKDDKKYIYKSENKNIVKVEIDRFPIGEEEGLGHVIKELQLNNNEELDTDFVLSKSNINKLSNDNLIEYKKIEERERIDLSDKNSYLLKSWNSDNSPMLPLIQVEQGKNASTKLWLHTNNLAERIDLSSKKSLEKFFNSFESLPLLSNWQNYLSKGIRNVCEFKQGEKIQAISLCLHLNSDNEITDWSFHLTLVRCSLIIGSEHTDALLSRKSKTRISSRILKPLKAYIEDLDKILEISTSFRQRHLSEGKIEIPSQINKIESLDEFFIHNPADYSKGYFEPLKKEDCQTYLSPIIYEANLIWFKHSNQYGLKSAGYFLKGLDYINANEIIKYSELVDNNIELNEDGNLSFSQVINMCSDDNKKRILYKLLINEFKENEVSLISKNADSDESEKLFISPWTLPEYDFTNLMNQYCIFNMIVSGKKSKKNNINELNIMESNSLNLVDWDIFNSSIKRNIETLFNKFVIDKLNEYKNKVTQYKYNMISIKKVRKAEKLLGNTYSGLILSVQSYGFFVEISELNVEGLVHVSTLNNDWYEYRSRQNLLIGRKSKKSYKVGDEIEVKIIKVDILKYQIDLELT, encoded by the coding sequence ATGTTCACAACATCTTCAATAATTGATAATCTGAGTCAGTCAGAAGTTTTAGAATATAAAAAATTATGCAGATCATTAAAGATAACAAAGAAATCTGATAAGGATAAATTAGATATCGCTTTAATAGCTTTAGAAAAACTTGAAATAATTAATAAAAATGCAGATAATGAATATTCTTGTAGTACAGATAGCAATCATATTCTCGCCAAAATAAGGTGTAGCAGCAAAGGATACTGCTTTGCGGTAAGGGGGAAAAACCAAGAAGATATTTACATTAAAGAAAATCTACTTAATCACTCATGGAATGGAGATAAAGTTTTAGTAAGGATAATAAAAGAGGGCTATAAAAGAAGATCACCAGAGGGAATAGTTGATTGTATTCTTGAAAGAACAAATCAAATACTTCTCTCTAAAGTTGAAATAATAAACAATGATATTTATGCCATTCCTATCGATGATAGGATTCTTTCTAAAATAAAACTCCCAAAAGATGATAAGAAATACATCTACAAATCAGAAAATAAGAACATAGTTAAAGTTGAGATTGATAGATTCCCCATAGGCGAGGAAGAAGGTTTAGGCCATGTAATAAAAGAACTACAACTTAATAATAATGAAGAATTAGATACAGATTTTGTTTTATCTAAAAGCAATATCAACAAGTTAAGCAATGATAATCTTATTGAATATAAGAAGATAGAAGAAAGGGAAAGAATAGACTTATCAGATAAAAACTCTTATTTGTTAAAAAGTTGGAATTCTGATAATTCTCCTATGCTCCCATTGATTCAAGTTGAGCAGGGAAAAAATGCAAGTACTAAATTATGGTTACATACAAATAATCTTGCAGAAAGAATAGATTTAAGTAGTAAAAAATCCTTAGAAAAATTCTTTAATAGTTTTGAATCATTACCCTTATTAAGTAATTGGCAAAACTACCTTAGTAAAGGAATTAGAAATGTATGTGAATTTAAACAAGGTGAAAAGATTCAAGCAATAAGCCTTTGCTTGCATTTAAATAGTGATAATGAAATAACTGATTGGTCTTTTCATCTTACTTTAGTAAGATGCTCTCTTATTATCGGAAGTGAACATACTGACGCGCTTCTATCTAGAAAAAGTAAAACCAGAATAAGTTCACGGATATTAAAACCTTTAAAAGCTTATATCGAGGATTTAGATAAAATACTGGAAATTTCAACTTCATTTAGGCAAAGACATCTATCAGAGGGTAAAATTGAAATCCCTTCGCAAATTAATAAAATAGAATCATTAGATGAATTTTTTATTCACAACCCAGCTGATTATTCAAAAGGATATTTTGAACCATTAAAGAAAGAAGATTGCCAAACATACCTTTCCCCAATAATTTATGAAGCAAATTTAATATGGTTTAAACATTCAAATCAATATGGCTTGAAAAGTGCAGGATACTTCTTAAAGGGATTAGATTACATAAATGCGAATGAAATCATCAAATATTCAGAACTTGTAGATAATAATATAGAGCTTAATGAAGACGGTAATTTATCATTTAGTCAAGTAATTAATATGTGCAGCGATGATAATAAAAAAAGAATCTTATATAAACTTTTAATAAATGAATTCAAAGAAAATGAAGTAAGCCTAATTTCTAAAAATGCAGATAGTGATGAATCAGAAAAACTATTTATTTCACCATGGACATTGCCCGAATATGACTTCACTAATCTCATGAACCAATACTGTATTTTTAATATGATAGTTAGCGGTAAGAAATCAAAGAAGAATAATATTAATGAACTAAATATTATGGAAAGTAATTCATTGAATTTAGTAGATTGGGATATTTTTAATTCATCAATTAAAAGAAATATAGAAACATTATTTAATAAGTTTGTAATAGACAAACTTAATGAATATAAGAACAAAGTAACCCAATATAAATATAATATGATAAGTATAAAAAAAGTAAGAAAGGCAGAAAAATTATTAGGGAATACTTATAGTGGGTTAATACTTTCAGTGCAAAGTTATGGTTTTTTCGTTGAGATATCAGAACTCAATGTGGAGGGTCTAGTTCACGTAAGCACTCTTAATAATGATTGGTATGAATATAGATCAAGACAAAATTTATTGATTGGGAGAAAATCTAAGAAATCATATAAAGTAGGAGATGAAATAGAAGTTAAAATCATTAAAGTCGATATTCTTAAATATCAAATTGACTTAGAATTGACATAA
- a CDS encoding HAD-IA family hydrolase, with product MTTLEGVYWDLDGTIANTELEAHLPAFNYAFNDLGINWNWDTNAYIKLLKINGGKNRIAYYAKKNNDDFSEDLILKIHEKKQFYYLEIIKKSCVNFKTGVFRLINELHRKKVRQFIVTSSSRNQVDLLVEYLFNGFNPFEFIISSEDVELKKPNPFPYLKAIKLSGIKKNNSIVFEDSNPGLKSSLAAKLPTIFVPSNIPIVLEENIKLNCILDSLGDENNVANVIKGPKLKKSYVDYGFLSDYLMTVSNAKN from the coding sequence GTGACTACTCTAGAGGGTGTTTATTGGGACTTAGATGGTACTATCGCGAATACAGAATTAGAGGCTCATTTACCTGCTTTTAATTATGCTTTCAATGACCTTGGTATTAATTGGAATTGGGACACTAATGCATACATAAAGCTTTTGAAGATAAATGGGGGCAAAAATAGGATAGCTTACTACGCTAAAAAGAATAATGATGACTTTTCAGAAGATTTAATTCTCAAAATCCATGAAAAAAAACAGTTTTATTACTTAGAAATTATAAAAAAAAGTTGCGTTAACTTCAAAACTGGTGTTTTTAGATTAATAAATGAATTACATAGAAAAAAAGTAAGACAATTTATTGTTACTTCAAGTTCAAGGAATCAAGTTGATCTACTTGTTGAATATCTATTTAATGGCTTCAATCCCTTTGAGTTCATTATTTCAAGTGAAGACGTTGAATTAAAGAAACCAAATCCATTTCCTTATTTAAAGGCAATTAAATTAAGTGGTATAAAGAAAAATAACTCAATAGTTTTCGAAGACTCTAATCCAGGATTGAAATCTTCCTTAGCAGCTAAATTACCTACAATTTTTGTTCCTTCTAATATCCCAATAGTTCTTGAGGAAAATATTAAATTAAATTGTATTTTAGACAGTCTTGGTGATGAGAATAATGTGGCAAATGTAATTAAAGGTCCTAAACTAAAAAAATCATATGTTGACTATGGCTTTTTAAGTGATTATTTAATGACTGTTAGTAATGCAAAAAACTAA
- the fmt gene encoding methionyl-tRNA formyltransferase, with protein MRIIFWGTPEYSIASLDTFIKSKHEVIGVVSQPDKKRSRGNKLLSSPVKSFAEQESIKIYTPAKIRDNVHFINKLKSLSCDLFIVIAYGKILPKEILEIPKFGCWNAHASLLPRWRGAAPIQWSLIEGDEFTGVGIMKMNKGLDTGDLLLEEKIKIDNDDNFNTLSEKLSILSAKLFLNATSLLEENIYKNTNYQLTKQNTLGREITYARMIEKSDFRVDWGNEAIKISQKIKGLYPRANTTFRGKNLKILKIKVLSSDEIKNKKNLFTNNYSRPGIILAVIENEGIIISTKTDPIILLEAKLEGKNISSKKQLIQQLKPSVGEYLSD; from the coding sequence GTGAGAATTATATTTTGGGGAACACCTGAATATTCAATTGCGAGCCTTGATACTTTTATTAAATCTAAGCACGAGGTAATTGGAGTAGTTAGCCAACCTGACAAGAAAAGATCTAGGGGAAATAAATTATTATCCTCACCTGTTAAAAGCTTTGCCGAGCAAGAATCTATAAAAATTTATACTCCAGCAAAAATCAGGGACAATGTACATTTTATAAATAAACTTAAATCACTATCTTGTGATTTATTTATTGTTATAGCTTACGGGAAAATATTACCCAAAGAGATATTGGAAATCCCAAAATTTGGATGTTGGAATGCACATGCTTCATTACTTCCAAGATGGCGTGGTGCAGCCCCAATCCAATGGTCCCTAATAGAAGGCGATGAATTTACTGGTGTAGGAATTATGAAAATGAATAAGGGACTAGATACTGGCGACTTATTATTGGAAGAAAAAATTAAAATTGATAATGACGATAATTTTAATACACTATCGGAAAAACTTAGTATTTTATCTGCAAAATTATTTTTAAATGCCACATCACTACTCGAAGAAAATATTTATAAAAATACTAATTATCAATTAACAAAACAAAATACTCTTGGAAGAGAAATTACTTACGCAAGAATGATTGAAAAATCAGACTTTAGAGTTGATTGGGGTAATGAGGCAATTAAAATTTCTCAAAAAATAAAAGGATTATACCCACGAGCAAATACAACTTTTAGGGGTAAGAACCTAAAAATACTTAAAATCAAAGTTTTGAGTAGTGATGAAATTAAAAATAAAAAAAACCTTTTCACGAACAATTATTCAAGACCAGGTATTATTCTTGCTGTAATAGAAAATGAAGGAATAATAATTTCAACTAAAACTGATCCTATTATTTTGTTAGAAGCAAAACTTGAAGGCAAAAACATTTCTAGCAAAAAGCAATTGATACAACAGTTAAAGCCATCAGTAGGTGAATATCTCTCAGATTAA
- a CDS encoding TMEM165/GDT1 family protein, whose translation MNSNLEKKENNIEKSFLSIFITTFTTIFIAELGDKTQIATLMLSAESGKPIIVFLGSSLALITSSVVGVLIGKWLSQNISPSKFALFAGALMIIISVYLAYDTFKNYL comes from the coding sequence ATGAATAGTAATTTAGAAAAAAAAGAGAACAATATAGAAAAAAGTTTCTTATCTATATTTATTACAACTTTTACAACAATTTTTATTGCTGAACTTGGAGATAAGACTCAGATAGCTACTCTAATGCTTTCTGCTGAATCAGGAAAGCCAATAATTGTTTTTCTTGGCAGTTCTCTAGCTTTGATAACCTCTAGTGTAGTAGGAGTTCTTATTGGTAAATGGTTATCACAAAATATTTCTCCAAGCAAATTTGCTTTATTTGCCGGCGCTTTAATGATAATAATTAGTGTATATCTAGCTTATGATACTTTTAAGAATTATTTATAA
- a CDS encoding TldD/PmbA family protein → MNSKEITTQISEAAVSLNLKKWDYGASFSNDYSVQVDKGEAKQLKASQKQILTIRVWNESNLVGITTTSDISESGIKKALNQANIASDFGNKNERTEFSPLAKDPIEVKDLKKRNPVGIKKLLTLLREAEVKLLESHESIKSVPYNGLSESFYERVYANSDGAFRSYTKSQAALYLYARAEEKNKKPRSSGSVKLGYGVEDIDIESCIKDASNKTISHLNYSSIKTDKYLICFSPESFLTIINAFSSMFNARSILDGVSLSNKNSIGEKLSTEALNIYDDGLHEKNISSSPFDGEGTPTKRLCLINKGRLENFIHSESTARIFKTIPTGHAGLGSKVSVSPDWIVVEKSEENSDLKKSLDHSTYEGEFVYIEELNAIHAGVRASQGSFSLPFDGWLYKNSKKISIESATVAGDIKYLMKNIVNIESNQEVTTSGISPHVWVDELSITGDA, encoded by the coding sequence ATGAATTCAAAAGAAATAACAACTCAAATCTCTGAAGCTGCAGTTTCTCTAAATCTTAAAAAATGGGATTATGGTGCAAGCTTTTCAAATGATTATTCTGTGCAAGTAGATAAAGGTGAGGCTAAACAACTTAAGGCATCACAGAAGCAAATTTTAACTATAAGAGTTTGGAACGAATCTAATTTAGTTGGTATTACAACAACTAGTGATATCAGTGAATCTGGTATTAAAAAAGCTCTAAATCAAGCAAATATTGCATCTGATTTTGGCAACAAGAATGAAAGAACAGAATTCTCACCACTAGCCAAGGATCCTATTGAAGTTAAGGACTTAAAAAAAAGAAATCCTGTTGGAATAAAAAAATTACTTACGCTTTTAAGAGAAGCAGAAGTAAAACTATTAGAAAGCCATGAATCCATAAAATCTGTTCCTTATAATGGTCTATCTGAAAGTTTTTATGAGAGAGTTTATGCAAATAGTGATGGTGCATTTCGGAGTTATACCAAAAGTCAAGCTGCACTTTATTTATATGCAAGAGCAGAAGAGAAAAATAAGAAACCTCGTAGCTCAGGTTCGGTAAAACTTGGATATGGAGTTGAAGATATAGATATAGAGTCGTGTATTAAAGATGCTTCTAATAAAACAATTTCTCATTTAAATTATTCATCTATTAAAACTGATAAATACTTAATATGTTTTTCCCCAGAGTCTTTTTTAACGATAATTAATGCCTTTAGTTCAATGTTTAATGCTAGAAGCATTTTAGATGGAGTTAGCTTATCTAATAAAAATTCTATTGGAGAGAAACTATCTACAGAAGCACTTAATATTTATGATGATGGTCTTCACGAAAAGAATATTTCTTCATCACCATTTGATGGAGAGGGAACTCCTACCAAAAGACTATGTTTAATTAACAAAGGGAGACTTGAAAATTTTATACATTCTGAATCAACTGCAAGAATATTTAAAACAATCCCCACAGGCCACGCTGGACTAGGATCAAAAGTCTCAGTATCTCCTGATTGGATAGTAGTTGAGAAATCAGAGGAAAACTCAGATCTAAAAAAATCATTAGATCACTCTACTTATGAGGGAGAATTTGTTTATATTGAAGAATTAAATGCAATCCATGCAGGTGTCAGAGCAAGTCAAGGTTCATTCTCTCTTCCATTTGATGGATGGCTCTACAAAAACAGTAAAAAAATCTCAATAGAATCTGCGACTGTAGCAGGGGATATCAAATATCTTATGAAAAACATAGTAAATATTGAATCAAACCAGGAAGTAACAACAAGTGGAATTTCTCCACATGTATGGGTAGATGAATTATCAATAACTGGTGACGCGTGA
- a CDS encoding YkgJ family cysteine cluster protein yields the protein MKSWTCIENCGACCKFNLKERRDIEDKLNKEDIDLINSMTAKDGWCKNLDRKNKKCLIYKNRPHFCRVNEFSTKFKEYLKSGDKFLIDCCKQHISSNYGYTSKEMKSFKIAVSRK from the coding sequence ATGAAATCATGGACATGTATAGAAAATTGCGGAGCTTGTTGTAAATTCAATTTGAAAGAAAGAAGAGATATAGAAGACAAGCTAAATAAAGAAGATATCGATTTAATAAATTCAATGACAGCAAAAGATGGTTGGTGTAAAAATCTAGATAGAAAAAATAAAAAATGCCTGATTTACAAAAATAGGCCTCATTTTTGCAGAGTAAATGAATTTTCAACTAAATTTAAAGAATATTTGAAATCTGGGGATAAATTTCTTATAGATTGCTGTAAACAACATATTTCATCAAATTATGGTTATACAAGTAAAGAGATGAAAAGTTTTAAAATTGCAGTATCAAGGAAATGA
- a CDS encoding DUF565 domain-containing protein, which produces MQKTNFSRITYQLNNLFFGFLSDTWRSKSISLISVLIGYFLFANFLTKFISEGKNELIMVPIIIIFIEIIIRIKPSSSSKFYYLWTLVDKLRIGAVYAIILEAFKLGS; this is translated from the coding sequence ATGCAAAAAACTAATTTTTCAAGAATTACCTACCAATTAAATAATTTATTTTTTGGTTTTCTAAGTGATACTTGGAGGTCAAAATCTATAAGTCTAATTTCTGTTTTGATAGGTTATTTTTTATTTGCCAATTTTCTTACAAAATTTATATCTGAAGGTAAAAATGAGTTAATTATGGTTCCAATAATTATCATTTTTATTGAAATTATTATAAGAATTAAGCCTTCATCAAGTTCAAAATTTTATTATCTATGGACCTTAGTTGATAAACTAAGAATAGGTGCAGTTTATGCAATTATACTTGAAGCATTTAAATTAGGATCTTAA
- a CDS encoding TldD/PmbA family protein, translating into MLSSQIKSHEIVFGSCNKDLLEEIIFYGIGLGADFVEIFIENTDNSSVLAEEDFITSVSPSFGRGAGIRIFKEKKDGFVSTNDLTKNGLMRSVSQAIEMLDITDNKKREVFNGLNKHRDYSLSKRKWINEIPSIHEISEKLLCSTKSLKKNDKIITRKGSYSRNLQEVIIASSDGTYASDIRLHQTVGLNVIAIDAQYRSSGSRRFGSSGMPNEFRLWDHEKATNDVFESSMNMLYADYVDAGQMPVVLANKFGGVIFHEACGHLLETTQIERGTTPFENKLNEKIAHESVTAIDEGISEGSFGSLSVDDEGMEPEKSVLIKDGILKKFISDRAGELRTGHKRTGSGRRQNYSFAAASRMRNTYIAKGEHSKEDLINSISDGLYCKSMGGGSVGATGQFNFAVEEGYLIKNGKLTNPVKGATLIGEAKEVMPKISMCGNDLELAPGFCGSISGSVNVTVGQPHIKVDSITVGGR; encoded by the coding sequence ATGCTTTCGTCACAAATTAAATCACATGAAATTGTTTTTGGTAGTTGCAACAAAGATTTATTAGAAGAAATCATTTTTTATGGGATTGGACTTGGAGCTGATTTTGTAGAAATATTTATAGAGAATACTGACAACTCAAGTGTTTTAGCTGAAGAGGATTTTATAACAAGTGTAAGTCCATCATTTGGAAGGGGTGCTGGTATTAGAATCTTCAAAGAAAAAAAAGATGGATTTGTAAGTACGAATGATTTAACAAAGAATGGCTTGATGAGATCGGTATCTCAAGCTATTGAGATGTTAGACATAACAGATAATAAAAAAAGAGAAGTATTTAACGGTTTAAATAAACATAGGGACTATAGTTTATCCAAGAGAAAATGGATTAATGAAATCCCATCGATTCATGAGATAAGTGAAAAACTATTATGCAGCACAAAGTCTCTTAAAAAAAATGATAAAATAATAACTAGAAAAGGAAGTTATTCAAGAAACCTGCAAGAAGTAATTATAGCCTCCAGCGATGGAACCTATGCCTCCGATATTAGGCTGCATCAAACAGTTGGACTCAATGTAATTGCTATTGATGCCCAATATAGATCTAGTGGAAGTAGAAGATTTGGATCGTCTGGAATGCCTAATGAATTCAGATTATGGGATCATGAAAAAGCAACTAATGATGTGTTTGAAAGTTCAATGAATATGTTGTATGCAGATTATGTTGATGCAGGACAAATGCCTGTCGTATTAGCCAATAAGTTTGGTGGCGTTATATTTCACGAAGCCTGCGGTCATCTGCTTGAAACTACTCAAATAGAGAGAGGAACAACACCATTTGAGAATAAATTGAATGAAAAAATTGCACATGAATCTGTAACAGCAATAGATGAAGGAATTTCAGAAGGATCCTTTGGTTCATTATCAGTAGATGATGAAGGTATGGAACCCGAAAAATCAGTTCTTATAAAAGATGGGATTTTAAAAAAATTCATATCCGACAGGGCAGGTGAATTAAGAACTGGCCATAAAAGAACAGGAAGTGGAAGAAGACAAAATTATTCTTTTGCTGCAGCTTCACGAATGAGAAATACTTATATAGCTAAAGGTGAGCACTCAAAAGAGGATTTAATCAATAGTATTAGTGATGGTCTTTACTGCAAATCAATGGGTGGTGGTAGTGTAGGTGCTACAGGACAATTTAATTTTGCGGTAGAAGAAGGATATCTTATTAAAAATGGAAAATTAACTAATCCAGTAAAGGGTGCTACTTTGATTGGTGAGGCTAAAGAAGTTATGCCAAAAATATCAATGTGCGGAAATGACCTCGAATTAGCTCCTGGATTCTGTGGATCCATCAGTGGAAGTGTCAACGTAACAGTTGGCCAACCTCATATTAAGGTTGATTCAATCACTGTTGGTGGAAGATAG
- a CDS encoding TMEM165/GDT1 family protein — MVLSLLLSTFLTVFVAELGDKTQLATLTISGTSNKPFAVFLGSSSALVFASLIGALTGGSISSFLPEVVLKSIASITFLIIGIRLFKNSFAIKKEEKEDKEKI; from the coding sequence ATGGTTTTAAGCTTATTACTCTCAACATTTTTAACCGTTTTTGTAGCTGAATTAGGTGACAAAACGCAACTAGCTACTTTGACTATAAGCGGCACTTCAAATAAACCATTTGCAGTTTTTTTAGGATCTTCTTCTGCTCTTGTTTTTGCAAGTTTAATAGGAGCTTTGACAGGTGGGTCTATTTCCAGTTTTTTACCCGAAGTAGTTCTTAAATCAATAGCCTCAATAACATTTCTTATTATTGGTATAAGGCTTTTTAAAAACTCATTTGCTATCAAAAAAGAAGAAAAGGAAGACAAAGAGAAAATTTAG
- the acsF gene encoding magnesium-protoporphyrin IX monomethyl ester (oxidative) cyclase yields the protein MTRSTIESKNKKEINNGKVPSKETILSPRFYTTDFEAMENMDLSINEEELEAICEEFRKDYNRHHFVRNSEFEGAAEKLDPETRELFVDFLEGSCTSEFSGFLLYKELSKRIKDKNPLLAECFAHMARDEARHAGFLNKSMSDFGLQLDLGFLTANKDYTYFPPRSIFYATYLSEKIGYWRYIAIYRHLEKNPDSKIFPLFNYFENWCQDENRHGDFFDALMKAQPRTVKSLSQKITIGGSTFTHPLFDYFHRFRYFLNNLPLTSKLWSRFFLLAVFATMYARDLGIKKDFYSSLGLDARDYDQFVINKTNETAARVFPVVMDVYDKSFYGRLDKIVENNKVLTDIASSDGNKVSKTFKKLPKYLSNGYQLLRLYLLKPLDSKDFQPSIR from the coding sequence ATGACTCGATCAACTATTGAATCAAAAAATAAAAAAGAAATAAATAATGGGAAGGTACCTTCAAAGGAAACAATTTTATCTCCAAGGTTTTATACAACAGATTTTGAGGCAATGGAAAATATGGATTTATCAATAAATGAAGAAGAATTAGAAGCTATATGTGAGGAATTCAGAAAAGATTATAACAGGCATCATTTTGTAAGAAATAGTGAATTTGAAGGAGCTGCAGAAAAATTAGATCCTGAGACAAGAGAGCTATTTGTTGATTTTCTTGAGGGAAGTTGTACTTCAGAATTTTCAGGTTTTTTACTTTATAAGGAGCTTAGCAAAAGGATTAAAGACAAAAACCCTCTTCTTGCTGAATGTTTTGCTCATATGGCCAGAGACGAAGCTAGACATGCAGGTTTCTTGAATAAATCTATGAGTGATTTTGGATTACAGTTAGATTTAGGTTTTTTGACAGCAAATAAAGATTACACCTATTTCCCACCAAGAAGTATTTTTTATGCCACTTATTTATCTGAAAAAATAGGCTATTGGAGATATATCGCAATTTATAGGCATCTTGAAAAAAATCCAGATAGCAAGATTTTTCCACTATTTAATTACTTTGAAAATTGGTGTCAAGATGAAAATAGACATGGGGATTTCTTTGATGCACTGATGAAAGCACAGCCACGTACTGTGAAATCTTTAAGTCAAAAAATCACCATTGGCGGGTCTACCTTTACACACCCACTATTTGACTACTTCCATAGATTTAGATATTTTTTGAATAATCTTCCATTAACATCGAAGCTATGGTCAAGATTCTTTCTACTAGCTGTATTTGCAACTATGTATGCAAGGGATTTGGGAATTAAAAAAGATTTCTACAGTTCATTAGGTTTAGATGCCAGAGATTACGACCAGTTTGTTATTAATAAAACGAATGAAACTGCAGCTAGAGTTTTCCCTGTAGTAATGGACGTTTATGATAAATCTTTTTATGGAAGATTAGATAAAATAGTTGAGAATAATAAGGTTCTTACTGATATTGCAAGCAGTGATGGAAATAAAGTATCTAAAACTTTTAAAAAATTACCTAAATATTTATCAAACGGTTACCAGCTATTAAGACTATACTTATTAAAACCTCTTGATAGCAAAGATTTCCAACCTTCGATTAGATAA
- a CDS encoding DUF2996 domain-containing protein, giving the protein MEENLEQKSENYSDISNNTSNSNSEQIKETKSEKVLNINEKNLNSQNNSDSKVEKKDGNDTPPKTIPEAKKELPVEKKPFQEFINIHLIPSIKEEINQRGFEIKNINLKNTNRPIAGDKCWVVNCEIKDTCTFWLSFEKEDISSLKSISLSKPNQKPSIIESFLIDEKRITLKLIISRVLQRLNGQKLIGVN; this is encoded by the coding sequence ATGGAAGAAAATTTAGAACAAAAAAGTGAAAACTATAGTGATATATCAAACAATACTAGTAATTCAAACTCTGAGCAAATAAAAGAAACTAAATCAGAGAAAGTTTTAAATATTAATGAAAAAAATCTTAATTCACAAAATAATTCTGACTCTAAAGTTGAGAAAAAAGATGGGAATGATACCCCCCCTAAAACTATTCCTGAAGCAAAAAAGGAACTTCCAGTAGAGAAAAAGCCATTCCAAGAATTTATTAATATTCATTTGATTCCATCTATAAAAGAAGAAATTAATCAAAGAGGATTTGAAATAAAGAATATAAATCTCAAAAATACTAATAGACCTATAGCTGGAGATAAATGTTGGGTAGTAAATTGTGAAATTAAAGATACTTGCACCTTTTGGCTTTCTTTTGAGAAAGAGGACATAAGCTCATTAAAAAGTATATCTTTATCCAAACCAAATCAAAAACCTAGCATTATTGAATCGTTCCTTATTGACGAAAAAAGAATCACCCTTAAATTAATTATTTCAAGAGTCCTGCAGAGATTAAATGGACAAAAATTAATAGGAGTTAATTAA